The sequence CGCACCACAAGCTGCGGGCGTGATTCATGGTGATTTTGAGCGCGGCTTTATCCGTGCTGAAGTAATCGCCTACCAAGATTTCATTGAACACAAAGGAGAGCAAGGCGCCAAAGAAGCAGGAAAATGGCGGCAAGAGGGCAAAACCTACCACGTAAAAGAAGGTGATGTCATTCACTTTTTATTCAATGTTTAATGCAAATATTGCGTTTATGCGCGCAAGCTGTTGTATGATTATGTAACTGACTTAAAGGAAAACACACATGGCAACTTACTCAACAAACGAATTCAAAAATGGGCTAAAAATTATCATCGACGGTGACCCTTATAACATTATCGAGAATGAAATCGTCAAACCTGGCAAAGGACAAGCCTTTAATCGAATTAGAATCAAAAACCTAAAAACAGGTCGCGTTATCGAGCGCACCTACAAATCAGGCGACAGCGTTGAGGCGGCCGATGTCATGGAAATAGAAATGGAATACTCCTATTTCGATGGTGACAGCTATGTATTTATGCATCCTGAGACTTTTGATCAGGTCAGCGCTGATGAAAGCGCAATCGCTGATGCCAAAAAATGGCTAAAAGAACAAGACAGATGCACCGTCATTCTATGGAACGACAACCCCATCTCGGTTATCCCA comes from Ostreibacterium oceani and encodes:
- the efp gene encoding elongation factor P: MATYSTNEFKNGLKIIIDGDPYNIIENEIVKPGKGQAFNRIRIKNLKTGRVIERTYKSGDSVEAADVMEIEMEYSYFDGDSYVFMHPETFDQVSADESAIADAKKWLKEQDRCTVILWNDNPISVIPPNFVELEVTETDPGLKGDTSGSGGKPATLSTGAVVRVPLFVQIGEIIRVDTRNGEYHSRAKD